The Apium graveolens cultivar Ventura chromosome 11, ASM990537v1, whole genome shotgun sequence genome has a window encoding:
- the LOC141698694 gene encoding uncharacterized protein LOC141698694: MKLGPLNFFPLLLVAVFFLPLIANAEEENAAKVSEMHNNYAIGRRGGYVNFDDKWGKGSGHHHGGGSQQGGYGGQQGGAQPGGGGEQGGAQPGGGGQQGGYGGQPAGGAQPGGGQPGGDVGQPGGQQGGYGGQPAGGAQPGGDIGQPGGSGGQPAGGAQPGGDIGQPGGSGGQQGGYGGQPAGGAQPGAGGQPGGDVGQSGGNGGQPAGGAQPGAGGGQPGGDVGQPGGSGGQQGGYGGQPAGGAQPGGEVGQPGGAVGQPGGNGGQQGGYGGQPAGGAQPGGDVGQPGGSGGQPGGSVGAQPGGGSVGGAQPGGGQGGY, from the exons ATGAAGCTCGGGCCTCTTAATTTCTTTCCCCTTCTACTTGTAGCAGTCTTTTTCTTACCTTTGATTGCCAATGCTGAAGAAGAGAATG CTGCAAAAGTATCTGAAATGCATAATAACTATGCAATAGGTCGACGTGGAGGatatgtaaattttgatgacAAATGGGGGAAAGGATCTGGCCATCATCATGGAGGAGGTAGTCAACAAGGTGGATATGGTGGACAACAAGGAGGTGCACAACCAGGTGGCGGTGGTGAACAAGGTGGTGCTCAACCAGGAGGCGGTGGTCAACAAGGTGGATATGGTGGTCAACCTGCTGGAGGTGCTCAACCTGGTGGTGGTCAACCCGGGGGAGATGTAGGACAACCTGGTGGTCAACAAGGTGGATATGGGGGTCAACCTGCCGGAGGTGCTCAACCCGGTGGAGATATAGGTCAACCTGGTGGAAGTGGTGGTCAACCCGCGGGAGGTGCTCAACCTGGCGGAGATATAGGTCAACCTGGTGGAAGTGGTGGTCAGCAAGGTGGATATGGCGGTCAACCTGCAGGAGGTGCTCAACCTGGAGCTGGTGGTCAGCCTGGTGGAGATGTAGGCCAATCTGGTGGAAATGGTGGGCAACCTGCGGGAGGTGCTCAACCTGGTGCCGGCGGTGGTCAACCTGGGGGAGACGTAGGTCAGCCTGGCGGAAGTGGTGGTCAACAAGGTGGATATGGTGGTCAACCTGCAGGAGGTGCTCAACCTGGTGGAGAGGTAGGTCAACCTGGTGGAGCTGTAGGCCAGCCTGGCGGAAATGGTGGTCAACAAGGTGGATACGGTGGTCAACCCGCAGGAGGTGCTCAACCTGGTGGAGATGTAGGTCAACCTGGTGGAAGTGGAGGGCAACCAGGAGGATCCGTTGGTGCTCAACCAGGTGGGGGTAGTGTTGGAGGTGCTCAACCAGGTGGAGGACAAGGTGGATACTAA